From the Thermosynechococcus sp. genome, the window TTCGCCTGCGGGCACCAGAATTCTTCCATGTGCTGCAACAAAAACTGGGCTGGGGACTGCCCCATGTGGCCAAGCCACGCGCCAGGAATAGTACAGATTCATAGGGCAAATGGTCTTGAAGGAACCCCCAGCTGAACGGATTCAACAACTGCGGCGCCTGCTTCAGCGTGCGAGCTACGCCTACTACGCCCTCGATCAGCCAATCATGGAAGATGAGGTCTATGACCAACTCTATCGGGAGCTTCAGGAACTAGAGGCCGCTCATCCCGAGTACATCACTCCCGACAGTCCTACCCAACGGATCGGTGAAGCGCCTGTCAGTCAATTCGAGAGTGTCAGCCATCGCATTCCCCTCTATAGCCTTGAAAATGCCTTTACCTTTGCCGATATGGTGGCGTGGCAGGAACGCTGGCAGCGCTATTGGCGCACTCTACGGCAAGAGGAACCACTCCCCCCAGCCGAATATGTCTGCGAACTCAAAATGGATGGTGTGGCTCTTGCCTTAAGCTATGAAAACGGTTTACTTGTGCGGGGAGCAACGCGGGGCGATGGCCAACGCGGTGAGGATATTACCAGCAATGTGCGCACAATTCGCACCATTCCCCTGCGATTAGCCCTTGAAAATCCACCCCCTGTCGTTGAAGTTCGTGGGGAAGCCTTTTTGCCTTTGGAGCGATTCCATCAACTCAACCAAGAACGCCAAGCCCAGGGGGAGCCCCCCTTTGCCAATCCCCGCAATGCCGCAGCCGGTACCCTGCGTCAGCTGGATCCCCGCATTGTTGCCCAACGCCAATTAGACTTCTTTGCCTATGCTCTGCATTTGCCTGAAGGGGGTAGCGTTCCCTTAGGGGAGAACCAAGCAGGGGAACCCCAATCGCAGCGGCAAGTGCTCCATGCGCTGCAACACCTTGGCTTTCGGGTCAATCCCCACAATGCCGACTGCCCTGACCTAGAGGCCGTGAAAGCCTACTATGATTACTGGCAAACCGCACGCCATCAACTGCCCTATCTGACCGATGGCATTGTGGTCAAGCTCAATGACTTAAAGCTGCAACAGACCCTTGGGTTTACGCAAAAGTTTCCCCGAGGTTCTATTGCTTGGAAGTACGAACCGGAGCAGGCCATTACGGATGTGCTGGGAATTACGGTTCAGGTGGGACGCACAGGGGCCCTTACTCCTGTGGCTGAACTGGTGCCGGTGCAATTAGCAGGCACCACTGTATCACGGGCAACGTTGCACAATGCAGACTACATTACTAAATTGGATTTGCACATTGGCGATAAGGTCGTGATCCACAAAGCAGGGGAAATCATTCCAGAGATTGTGCGGGTGTTTCCTGAATTGCGACCGCCAACGGCTCAACCCTTTACAATGCCCACTGCTTGTCCGGAATGCCACCAGCCAGTTGTGCGTCCTGCCAATGAGGCGGTGAGTCGCTGTGTCAATCCTCGGTGTCCAGCGATCGTGCGGGGCCAGATCCTGCACTGGGCAAGTCGGGATGCCCTGGATATTCCAGGCTTAGGGGAAAAGCTGGTACAGCAATTGGTGACGAAGGAATTGGTGCGCACCCCTGCGGATCTCTATCGTCTGACGGCAGCACAACTGTTGAGCCTCGAGCGCATGGGTCAAAAGTCCGCTGATAAATTGTTGCAGGCGATCGCCGACTCGAAACAACAACCGTGGCCACGGGTGCTCTACGGCTTAGGCATTCGCCATGTGGGGAGTGTCAATGCCCAAATGCTGGCCGATCAATTCAAGTCTGTTGAGGAACTAGCGACGGCCACTGTCGCTGATCTGTCTGGGGTCTATGGCATTGGTGAGGAAATTGCCCAAGCGATTCAGGAGTGGTTCCAAGACCCTGATCACCAGGCTCTAATTGCTGATCTGAAGGCGTTGGGACTGCAACTGTCTGAAGCGCTGCTGCCTGCGCCAACTACCCCGACTACAAAGACATCCCTCGATGGCAAACGCTTTGTGATTACCGGCACCCTAGCCACCCTCACCCGTGAGCAAGCAAAAGCCCTGATCCAAAAGCACGGCGGCCAAGTGAGTGAGAGTGTGAGTCGGCAAACGGATTATCTGGTGGTGGGCGAAAAAGCAGGGAGTAAATTGCGACGTGCTCAAGAATTGGGCATCCCCTGCATCAATGAAACAGAACTTATAGAAATGTGTCGTTAGACAAAAAATCAGTGGGAGTACGGAGTCACGATTCTGAAAAATCTTTTAGCCTAAAAATGTGGCTGCTTAGTACCTAACGTTGAAGGACAATAGGGGGCAATTCGCTGATCTATGGTTTCTGTCACGCCGTCTCGAGCTGCTGGAAGTGCCAATGCTATGATGACTGGTCAGGGCTATCAGCATCAGTTACACCAAATCCATCCAAGCCGCACCAATCACTATAGTCTGCGGGACTATCTCCAATTTGATAGCCAACGGGGCAGCATTACCGACTGGTATGATCAGCGGATTACCTTAGTGACAGAAGACTTCGTTATTGGTCTAGTGGAAGGTCTCGAAGAGGAAGTTGGACCTGCCTCTACCCTCGTCATGTACAGAATTGGCGAAGAATGGGGTAAGCGCGATGCAGCTGTTTTTAAGCAACACTTTGAGCAGGAGTACCAGCGGGAACTACGGAAGTCTAGTTTAACATTTATTCTAGAGGCTTGGTGGTGGCCCTTTACAACCCTAGGCTGGGGGAACTGGGAAGTGGATCTCACGGAGCAAAAGAATGGTTTTATGTTCATCAATATCTTTGACTCCGTGGTAGCACGCACCCTGGGGGATGTGGGCAAACCGGTCTGCTATATCTATGCTGGTCTATTTGCCGGCTTCTTTTCGGGATTGATTCAAAAGCCCCTGGGTTGCATTGAGTTGCAGTGCTACGCCATGGGGGAAACCTACTGTAAGTTCCTTGTCGGTAAACAGGATCGCATTGATGCTGCTGCCTTCTGGCAAAACGAAGGAGCTACGGCACGGGATATTGAAAAACGCCTGCGCCAAGGGGAGCTGGTGAAACGATAAGCGATAGGAGAGTGTGTTCATTTATTTTCTAGCGATATTTTCTAGCGAGGGTTGCCCTATGTTCCGTCAATTGAATCACCTAACCATTGCTGCCGATGGTCGCTATGCCCGTCCTGAGGAGTTAAACTTTCTGCGGGATTATCTGGCCTCGGTGGAGACTCGCATCAGTGCCTACGAAAAAATCCGTGCTGAGGCGGAGATGATGGCGGATAAAATTCAATCTATGCAAAAGGCAGAAAATCCCCGCTGTTTCCATTTCGTCAATGGCGATCGCTCAGAAATCTGCCGTCGTGACTTGGTGGATACAATTCGCCTGTGCGCTGTGGCAATGCTCTTTTCCGAGTTGGATTTGCTACGGGATAACTTCCTGCTCTGGTACCGCACCATTGTCAAATCCTTTAACTACGAACAGAGCGCCTCCTCCACCTACGGCAAGTACTTGCCAAATTTGATGAAACAACTACTCACGCCGCAAGAACAACAGGTCATGGAGCCTGTCCTTGCTCTCAGCAGTTCGATTTTGGCAGAATAATTAGCAATATTAAATTTAGAACTGGGTGCCCAAACATGCTGCGTCAACTGGAAAGGCTTAGCCTTGAGACGGATGGTCGCTATGCCAGTGCCCAGGAGCTGGAGTTTCTGAAAAATTATCTAGCGACAGCAGAGCAGCGCATTAGTGCCTATGAAAAAATCCGGGATGCTGAGGAGAAAATCCTTGATGAAGTGGAGCGGCAACTGCGAGCTAGAAATCCCTACATTTTCCGTAAGGGCAATCAAGACTATTCAGCCGTGTGTCGGCGCGATCGCCGGCATGTACTTCGCCTAGGGGCAGCCGCGATGTTATTTGCGGATTTGAATGCCCTGCGGGAGGGTTTTTTGCTGTGGTACCGCACGATTATTAAAGCCTTCAGGGATGAGAAGGCAGCGCAGCTAACGTACCAAGTCCTGCCTGAGGTGGTCAATCAAGCTCTCTCTAGTGAGGAAGCACCTTTAATGCAACCGGTGATGAGCCTGACCCAGTCTATTCTTGGGGAATAGGCTAGCTCAACTGAGCCGTGGGGCAAAAATGCGCTAGCCTAGAAGCACCGATTGTACTGGGGAACTTATTACTCCTGCAATCGCCTTTGGCGTACCATTGGTATTCACCGCTATAGTATTACTAAGATTCATTGGGATACACAAAGGCATGACCATATCGGCGCAGTTGCTGCAACGGGCAGATTTGATCGGTACACAGGTAATTACCCGTGATACTGGTCGGAAGTTAGGCGTCATTAATCAAGTTTGGGTCGATATTGACCAGCGGCAAGTGGTGGCCTTGGGGGTACGCAATACCCTCTTTACCGGGGAGCAACGCTACATCCTTCTCGACAGTATTCGCCAAATCGGTGATGTCATTCTCGTTGAGCACGATGATGATGTCACGGAGGCTCTTAATACCTACAACTACAGCACACTGATTGATAGTGAGATTGTGACGGAAACCGGCGAAGTGCTGGGTAAGGTACGGGGCTTTAAGTTTGATCCAGAAACGGGTGACATTACGGATTTGATTTTGGCTTCCATTGGCTTCCCTTGGATTCCGGCCCAACTGATCAGCACCTACGAGTTGCCCATTGAGGAAATTGTCAGCACTGGGCCTGATCGCATTATTGTCTTTGAAGGGGCAGAAACCCGCCTGCGGCAATTGACCGTGGGACTCTTAGAACGGGTTGGCTTGGGGGCACCCCCTTGGGAAAGCGACGAGGACGAGTACTATCAACCTGTGACGCCGAGCAGTAATCAATTGCCTTCAGGGGCGCGATCGCCCGTCTATCCCCCCCAACGCAGCCGCAGCGATTACGACGAAGTCGATTGGGAAACCGCTCGCCGGCGGCGCCGTCGCGAACCCGAGTATGTGGAGTACGAGGAGGAGTATGAGTACGAAGAGCGCCCTCGGCAAGTCAAGCCGCCTGCTAAGGCCATGCCGGTAGAACTGCCGGAATCGGAACCCACTGTCGATCCTTGGGAAGAACAGCAACCGATTCGCCTTGAGCAGCGGCAAAAGCAAGAGGAATACGATCACGAATAGTCGGGAATAGTCCGCAATGGCCTATACCCTACTAGCCACAGTACTTCAGCAATGGCAGCAGGCTCCTGAATGGCAGCAGCCACACCATTTCTTGCGTATCTTGGAGCATTGGCCAGAGCTTGTGGGGGCGATTGTGGCTGAGCACACTGTACCGCTGGAACTCACCGCTGAAGGGGTTTTGTTCGTGGCAGTTGCCAGTAGTACTTGGGCCCATCATTTGACGTTCTCGCGATCGCCCCTGAGGGCTAAAATTCAGCAGACCCTAGGCATTAGCCTCAGCGATATTCGCTTCTCTCATCGAGACTGGCACCCCCCACGCCCGGCGATCGCCCGCCCTGAGGCCTTGCCGCAAGTAGGGAATCTTCCCAAGGTGGCACCGGCGGCCACTCCCCAA encodes:
- a CDS encoding DUF721 domain-containing protein; the protein is MAYTLLATVLQQWQQAPEWQQPHHFLRILEHWPELVGAIVAEHTVPLELTAEGVLFVAVASSTWAHHLTFSRSPLRAKIQQTLGISLSDIRFSHRDWHPPRPAIARPEALPQVGNLPKVAPAATPQEAFQRWQAQLRQRSQNYPLCPRCHCPTPLNELQRWGVCGPCYVRLA
- a CDS encoding allophycocyanin; the protein is MLRQLERLSLETDGRYASAQELEFLKNYLATAEQRISAYEKIRDAEEKILDEVERQLRARNPYIFRKGNQDYSAVCRRDRRHVLRLGAAAMLFADLNALREGFLLWYRTIIKAFRDEKAAQLTYQVLPEVVNQALSSEEAPLMQPVMSLTQSILGE
- a CDS encoding allophycocyanin, yielding MFRQLNHLTIAADGRYARPEELNFLRDYLASVETRISAYEKIRAEAEMMADKIQSMQKAENPRCFHFVNGDRSEICRRDLVDTIRLCAVAMLFSELDLLRDNFLLWYRTIVKSFNYEQSASSTYGKYLPNLMKQLLTPQEQQVMEPVLALSSSILAE
- a CDS encoding V4R domain-containing protein, which codes for MVSVTPSRAAGSANAMMTGQGYQHQLHQIHPSRTNHYSLRDYLQFDSQRGSITDWYDQRITLVTEDFVIGLVEGLEEEVGPASTLVMYRIGEEWGKRDAAVFKQHFEQEYQRELRKSSLTFILEAWWWPFTTLGWGNWEVDLTEQKNGFMFINIFDSVVARTLGDVGKPVCYIYAGLFAGFFSGLIQKPLGCIELQCYAMGETYCKFLVGKQDRIDAAAFWQNEGATARDIEKRLRQGELVKR
- the ligA gene encoding NAD-dependent DNA ligase LigA is translated as MVLKEPPAERIQQLRRLLQRASYAYYALDQPIMEDEVYDQLYRELQELEAAHPEYITPDSPTQRIGEAPVSQFESVSHRIPLYSLENAFTFADMVAWQERWQRYWRTLRQEEPLPPAEYVCELKMDGVALALSYENGLLVRGATRGDGQRGEDITSNVRTIRTIPLRLALENPPPVVEVRGEAFLPLERFHQLNQERQAQGEPPFANPRNAAAGTLRQLDPRIVAQRQLDFFAYALHLPEGGSVPLGENQAGEPQSQRQVLHALQHLGFRVNPHNADCPDLEAVKAYYDYWQTARHQLPYLTDGIVVKLNDLKLQQTLGFTQKFPRGSIAWKYEPEQAITDVLGITVQVGRTGALTPVAELVPVQLAGTTVSRATLHNADYITKLDLHIGDKVVIHKAGEIIPEIVRVFPELRPPTAQPFTMPTACPECHQPVVRPANEAVSRCVNPRCPAIVRGQILHWASRDALDIPGLGEKLVQQLVTKELVRTPADLYRLTAAQLLSLERMGQKSADKLLQAIADSKQQPWPRVLYGLGIRHVGSVNAQMLADQFKSVEELATATVADLSGVYGIGEEIAQAIQEWFQDPDHQALIADLKALGLQLSEALLPAPTTPTTKTSLDGKRFVITGTLATLTREQAKALIQKHGGQVSESVSRQTDYLVVGEKAGSKLRRAQELGIPCINETELIEMCR
- a CDS encoding PRC-barrel domain-containing protein; this translates as MTISAQLLQRADLIGTQVITRDTGRKLGVINQVWVDIDQRQVVALGVRNTLFTGEQRYILLDSIRQIGDVILVEHDDDVTEALNTYNYSTLIDSEIVTETGEVLGKVRGFKFDPETGDITDLILASIGFPWIPAQLISTYELPIEEIVSTGPDRIIVFEGAETRLRQLTVGLLERVGLGAPPWESDEDEYYQPVTPSSNQLPSGARSPVYPPQRSRSDYDEVDWETARRRRRREPEYVEYEEEYEYEERPRQVKPPAKAMPVELPESEPTVDPWEEQQPIRLEQRQKQEEYDHE